The following nucleotide sequence is from Roseivirga sp. BDSF3-8.
CGGAAGAAATAGAGATCACAATGGTAGAACATCCCTCCGTGGACCAGGCCGTAGTGATAGACTATAAGAATGATCGCGGAGAGGCATACCTGGCGGGCTACTATACCTCAGCTTCATCCTTAACCTACAATGAGCTCCGGACATACCTGGCTGCTAAGTTGCCGGCATATATGGTGCCCGCATACCTGGTTGAACTAGAGGCTATACCTTTGAATTCCAATGGTAAAACCGACCGTAATAAACTCAGGGAAACCCAAAAGCCAGTGCAGCAGACCACTTCTGCAGAGGCCTATGTGGCCCCGGAAGGAGAAGTAGAGCAAAAGCTTGCAGCCATTTTCTCTGAAGTACTGGAACTGGACAAAGTAAGCACTACCGATAACTTTTTTGAACTCGGTGGCGACAGCTTTAAAGCTATACGGGTAGTAGCTAAATACGGAAAAGGATTCCTGGTACCGGATATCTATGCGAACCCAACTATAGAAATGCTGGCTAACTTCATCAGAGGGAATGCAGGCAAGGAAAACGACTTGCTTTACAACCTTACCGGAGAGATAAAGCAGGAAAGGCTTGCCATAATAGGTGTGCCTAACTCTGCCGGTGATCCGCTGAGTTTTACTGATACTGTAACCCACCTGCAGACTATGGTGCCGGATGTAAGCTTCTACGGAACCATGCTGCCCCGGGAAGAGCCGGGAGAGGGAGAAGACATGACACACGTGCTGGAGGCGCTTAGCGAGAAGCTGGCAGAGGAGATAAAAACCAAAATATCCGTTCCTGTGATCATGTTTGGGCAGTGTAACGGAAGCGGCCTTGCGCTTAAGGCAGCCCGGAAGTTAGTGGAAAAAGAGGTTCCTCTTCATGCAGTATGTGTTGGCGGGGCTATGCCACGTCTCAAAATTACACCGGATACCGACGCAAGGACCAATAATGATATCACCGACTTCGTAGAGAAACTTGGCGCTGAAGTACCCGCAGATCCTGCCGACAAGGCCATGTTCCTGCAGAACTTCAGATACGATGGACTTATGGCAGGCACTGCCTACAATGGTTTTATCAATGCCATAGCTGCTCAGGAATTTCCCAGGTTCGGAGTACCCTTCTACTGTATTACCGGAGATAGTGACCCGCTTACAAAACCCTATAAAAAGCGGTACAAGCAGTGGTTTGATTATGCTGATAATGTAGGGCTTATGGAGATAAAGAAGGTAGGGCACTACCTTTTGCGGGATGTACCCGAAGACCTGGCGAGAATCTTTGCTGACATCGCTACGGACCAGCAGTCCTCCTATAACATTACGGGGAAGGCAGATAACATTTTTACCAAAGTGAAAGCTGCTCTGCTGGATTAAAGGAGAATATTATGGATAAGTTGAAAACAGAAAATTACCCCATTATATTTACCCATGTGCCCAGAAGCGGAGGGACTACGCTGAATAGTATTTTGAAAAATATATATCCGGGTAAGTCACACTACACCTTCTATGTGCAGGAAAAAGGCGGCACTGTTCAGAAAGCAATTCAGGATTTTAAAAACCTGCCTTCTGCTGATAAGAAGCAGTTAAAACTACTTACCGGGCATACCAGCTTCGGGATACATGAAGGGATTCATGAACATCCTACTTATCTGACCCTCCTGCGTGACCCCGTAAAAAGGCTTATTTCCTATTACTATTATATTCTGGGAAATGATGGCCATTACCTGCACCAGGTATTGCTGCGTAACCGTATGGCACTAGAGGAATTTCTGAAGGGTAACCTGAGTACTGAGCTGGATAATATACAGGTACGACAGCTTTCCGGCGATACCCACCTAAGATTCGGTCAGTGCAATGAGGGTACTTTGGAAAAAGCTAAAGCCAACCTGGATAAATGGTACCCGGTATTTGGGATAACAGAGAAGTTTGATGAAAGCCTCATCCTGTTTAAAGAATATTTCAGATGGAAGTCACCCTATTACATTCCGTTGAATACCATTTCCTATGATAAAAGCCAGGGTGACCTGGCCAATGATACCCTGCACTATATACTGCGACTGAACCAGTATGACCTGGCCCTGTATGAGTATGCCTCAAAACGGTTTAATACCATGATCCAGCGTATTGAGAATTTCGACCAAAAGTTAATCCGGTTTCAGAAAGCGAATCACACAATTTCAAAATTAGGTAGTAAAAAAAGAAACTACGGGCTTTACTTCTGGAACACTTATCAACAGCTATTAGGAACCCCTTGAAAAAGAAACAATGATTACCCAGATTGCGGAAATAAAAAGATTTATCGGCAATACACCGGTCAAAAAACTGAACCTGCCGGAGTCCGAAGCTTCCCTGTACGCTAAATTGGAGTATTACAACCTTACCGGTAGCGTAAAAGACCGCCCTGCTGTACACATTATGGGCAAGGCAGTAGAAAACGGGCTTATTAACAAGGATACATATGTTGTAGAGTCTACTTCAGGAAACTTTGGTATTGCCCTGGCCACCGTATGTAAGTCTATAGGCGTACGGTTTATTCCCGTCCTTGATCCAAATACATCTCCTGAAAAGGAAAAGATGCTAAAGCTTCTTTCTCACCGCATTATTCATGTGACTGAGAGAGACGAAACAGGCGGATTTTTGCTGAACAGGATCAAGGCGGTAGAAGAGTTTAAAGCAAAAAACGCAAACACCTTTCATCCTAACCAGTACGAAAACCCTAATAACTACGGCAGTTACTCACTATCCTTAGCTGAAGAAATCATACGGGATTTTCCCCGTCTGGACTATCTGTTTGTAAGTGTAAGCAGTGGAGGTACCATTGTAGGCCTTGCAAAAAGGCTCAAGCAGCACTATCCGTCAGTAAAGATCGTACCGGTAGACGTTAGCGGCTCACTTATATTTTCCAGCATGCCCGGTATTCGCCATATTCCCGGCCTTGGGTCTGGCAAAAGGTGTATTTTTCTTGATGAAGTAGACCTCGAAGAATGCATGATTCTTCATGAAGAGAAGATAGTAGAAGGGTGCCAGAGCCTTCTGAAAGAGCAAAACCTTTTTGCTGGAGGATCCAGTGGCGCAGTATACTATGCGGCCAGGGAATACCTTACTGCCCATGCCAGGGCCGGCGAAAAAGGCCTTATCATTTGCCCTGACAGGGGAAATGATTACATAAATACCATATACAACCCTGCCTGGATAGAGGAAAAGTATCATTCGGAACACGCAGTTATATAACCATTCACTCATTTTATTGAGAACACTTCATGTTATACATTAACGAAGAAACCATCTTAACAGTGGGCATCAATTGGACTGATGCAGTCGATGCTATTGTAAAAGCCGCTGATGCCCTGGATAAAAAATCATTTAGCCAGCCAGTAAAGCCTTATTTGCGGTATAAGAATCCGAAAAACCGCATTATTGCTATGCCTGCATACATAGGGGGTGATTTTGAGGTAGCTGGTATAAAATGGATTTCAAGTTTTCCTGATAATATTCATAATAATATTAAGCGTGCTCATTCCGTCATCATATTAAATGAAGAAAGTACCGGACGGCCGATTTCTGTAATCAATACCCCTATAGTCAGTGGTATTCGTACAGCAGCTGTTACAGGAGCACTTATCCGTGAAGTCTTCTCGGTTAATCCTCCTGAGAAGAAGATAAATTTTGGCATTATCGGATTCGGACCTATAGGTCAGCTACACCTGCAGATGGTAATGTCCCTTTTTGGAGATTATATTGATAGGGTTCTGATATACGACCTAAGGCCCCTTAACCAGGAAGCTATTCCTGCAGACATTGCTTCAAAGGTAGAAGTAGCCCGGAGCTGGGAGGAGGTTTATACTCATTCTGATGTATTTATGACCTGTACAGTTTCATCCAGCCCTTATATAGATAAGGCCCCGCCCAAAGGTTCATTGCAACTCAATGTTTCCCTCCGCGACTACCAGCCGGAGATAATGCATCATATAGACAGAATGGTGGTGGACAACTGGGAAGAAATATGCCGCGAAAATACCGATGTGGAGAACATGCATCTTAAGCACGGTCTGCAGAAAGAAGATACAATAGACATAAGCCAGGCACTGGTAGGAGAAGGGTTGAAAGACCTGCGCCGTGACCAGACCCTTATGTTTAACCCCATGGGTATGGCAGTGTTTGATATGGCTATTGGAAAAATGTTCTATAACAAAGCAATGGAAAAGAACGCCGGAGTATCACTTGCTGATTAATCCTTCACTGGCTATCTAAATTTTAAAGAATGAATCTGCTAAAACTGGTCTTCCGTGTTAACTCACGGAAGCTGCTTTACTTTACTATCTTCGGACTTATTTCCGGACTGGCAAATACTGCTGTACTCGTCCTTCTCAACCGCCACCTTGTCCTGTTGACAAAAGATCAGGAAGTGCCGGTCTTGTGGTATGCTATAGGATACGGAATAGCCATTCTCGTATTTGTAATGTTTAACCGTATGCTCTCCGGCAGGCTTATACGGTTTACTCACCAGTCATTGTTTGGTATGAGGCTCGAGATTATCAGAAACCTCTTCGGGACTGATGTGGAAAACCTCAGAAAGTCCAGGGATGAAATATACGTAAGCCTTACAAGAGATATAAACCTGGTAGCAGATTCATTCTTTTATATCACACAGGTGTTATCCGCCCTAATCACCATCCTTTGCTGCTTCATATACCTTGGGGTTCTGTCTCTCACCATGCTGTTAATCACCATGGGCGTATTGTTACTGGGCGTAGGCGTATATATGCTTATGCTTAAAAGTATCAATATTGACCTGAGAGAAGGCCGCGGGAAAGCAGAAGGTTTTATGAAATACCTTAACCAGGTACTTAATGGGTCTAAGGAGATCAAAATAAACCCTCGTAAAGGTGCTGATATATACAACAACTACCTCACACCCGTACTGGGCGAAGCCAAAGACCGCTTTAGCAGTGGTTTTTCCGGCCTCGTAAATGCCAGGGTAATAGGGCAGCTGATGCTACTATCCTACATAGCCGTTATCCTGTTAGTAGTACCCGGGCAGTACCCCAACCTGATACCCCTCCTTATCAACTTTGCCTTTATTCTGCTTTATGTTATAAGGCCTATAGAGGTTATTATCAATATACTTCCGCCCATAACAGTAGCCAATATTTCTGCAAAACGCATAATCGAGCTAAAAGAAAAACTGGCAAAAGAAAGTTATGGTAATGCTGATAATACATCTTCGCAGTTCTACGATATAGAAGTAGAATCACTTGAGATGCAAGACCTCGTATATGAGTATAAATCTGAAAGCGGTGATTCATTTGCCCTAGGTCCGGTAAACTGGAAGGTTAGGGCCGGTGAGATGATATTCATACATGGAGGAAACGGCAGTGGTAAAACCACTTTTATAAAAAACCTGCTAGGACTTTACAGGCCTACCGCCGGGGAGATATTAGTAAATGGTATTCCTGTAACAGAAGAAGACCTTGCTGCATACCGCAGCCATTTTACTACAGTATTCAGTGATTTTCACCTTTTCGATAGATTATATGGCATAAATAACCCTGATGCTGAAAGAGTACGAACCTACCTGGAGCTATTTGAGATCGATCATAAGGTAAGCTGGACAGAAGGCGGCTTCAGTACCACAGAACTATCTACGGGGCAGCGTAAGAGGCTAGCCCTAATAGCCAGTTTAATGGAAGAAAGGCCCCTCATTGTACTGGATGAGTGGGCTTCAGATCAGGACCCGCAGTTTAGAAAGAAGTTCTACGAAGAAATTTTACCCCTTTTAAAGCAACAGGGCATTACCGTAATAGCCATCACCCACGACGACAGGTATTTCCATATTTCAGATAGGCTGTATAAAATGGAGTATGGAAAAATAACCGAAGATGATTCTTATAGGACTACTGCTGCTCCTTATGTAGCAGAAAATAAAGGTATGCTTCCTTTTGCACATTGCTCAGGTAAGCCTCAAGACAGAGCCATATTTCATAAGGAAACAGGTGAGGTCCCCGGACCACGAAAAAGGAAAAAGCTTGTGAGAGTTATAGCCCTTATGGCCCTGTGTACATTGTGGATAGCAGGCACTTTTTATAAACTTCCGGGAGTGGCGCCCGCAGGCTATCTGCTTGGCTACTCTCAGGGCATAGCTTCAGTACCTATCGAGTCTAAGGAAGACCTGGTACTGCAAACCAATTTTAACGGCAGCGTAAGCATATCCATAGACACCCTTGGTATACCCCACATTTTCGGTAAAGATGCACCATCCGTAGCTTATGGGCTGGGGTATATGCACGCAAAAGACCGTTACTTTCAAATGGAAATGATGTGCCAAATGGTGCAGGGCCGTTTGTCTGAAAGCCTTGGAAAGAAAGCAGTCAATTTGGACCGTTTCTGGGTGTCAAAGGAAGTGGACAGTAAAGCACGCCAGGTTCTGCAGGATTTCAAATCCTCAGACCCGGAGTTGTACACATACATACACGCCTACGGCGAAGGGGTACGTGAATACCTCCAATCCAGGCAGGCGAAAACCTTTCCGGAGTATGCTGTGCTTGGCAAACAACCTATGGAGTGGGAAGACCACCATTCTTTAATGGTATCATGGTACATGAGCTTCGTATTGTCATTTACCGATGTGCACGTACAGCGGCAGATCATGCTCGAAAAGCTTCCTGCAGATGTGCTTCAGATCTTGTTTCCTCTGCATCCCGATAACCAGGAATACATTATTCCTTCACCGGATAGTAAGACTGTCGAGCCCAGGGTAATTGCACAGCTTAAGGCTAACCCAGCCCTCACTTCCATTCATGAATTTGATATGCTGCAGTATTATGATGGAAAAGGAAGTAATAACTGGGCCATTTCAGATGAAAAGTCTGCAATGAATGAGGCCGTGCTGTGTAATGACCCTCACCTTGCTCTTTCACTACCTACTCCTTTTTACGAAGTTCAGCTGGCCTGCCCTGAGTTTCATGCCTATGGTTTTTCCCTGCCTGCAGCTCCTTTTGTAATCAGCGGGCACAATGAAAATATTGCCTGGGGTATTACCAATGCAGAATGGGACGTTTCCGAAAGGTACTTGCTAAAGGTAAATCCTGAAAACCCAAACCAGTATGAGGTAGATGGCGCATGGAAAAATATGGAAAGAAAAGACTTTGTGCTACAATACCCGAATGGTAAGGACACCACACTCCATATTAAATACACGGATTTTGGCCAGGTGATTGAAACCGACAGCAGCACCTATGCTTTTATGTGGCACCCCGGACAGAAGAATTATTCTTTTAAAGCCTTTTACGGCCTCGGCAAAGCAAAAAACTGGGATAATTTCCGTGAAGCACTTTCTTATTACAGCTATCCCCCTCAGAACTTTGTATATGCGGATAAGGAAAATAATATAGGAATGTTGTGCGCCGGAAAAATGCCCTTAAAACCTGCCGGTTATGCAGGCGGGCTGCTGGATGGTACTCAGTCCGTAAACTGGGAGTATATACCTATCGACAGCCTGCCGCAGGTTTATAACCCTAGTAGGAATTTCGTGTCTTCCGCTAATCAGGAGCCTGTCAATAACGGCACCTACTATAACTTTCACTGGGCCAAGGACAATTTCAGGGCTAAAAGGATAAACCAGGTGCTGAGCAGCACCGAGAAAATAGAGGTTCAGGACCTTAAAGACCTTTTCGAAGACCAGAAGGATCTTTCCGTAGCCTTATTGCAGCAACTGCTCATGAAGTACCGGCTGGATGCTGCCAGTCCCGTAAATGATGAATTCATGAATTGGAATGGTACCATGGAAGCAAATGGGTATTTGCCTGTAGTATCAGAGCTTATACGCAAGCATATAGTAGAGGAAGTGACAGGCAGCGTAATTGCGGCCTATGGACTGCCTGAGGAGTCCCCGGTATGGACCCCCTCATTCAAACAAATAGGAGAGTACTTTATAGAGAATGATACCCTTACTCTCGACCATACCTTCCTTATGGGCAGAGGTATATTAACGGTAGCTCTTCAGAAAACTGATTCTGCTTTGCATAATAAATACGGAGATGACTGGAGGAAAAAGGCAGATTACGGTACTGACTCTGAAGTGCTTATAAGTAATATTAGTGGTATTCCCGGCCTGGGGGCAAGGGTGCCTGCTTTTGGAGGAAATAAAAATACTGTGAACGTCCATTCTAATGTTCATGCCGCATTCAGGTCTATGGTAATTATGAGTGAGCCTGTACAGTCCTACATGGTACTGGCCGGCGGACAGAGTGGTAAATGGAATAATGCAAACTATAGAGACCAGTTGGGCAACTGGAAAGATAACGACATGCGAAAAACCCAGTTTTCCAACCGGGAAAGCCAGCTCAGGGGCATAACC
It contains:
- a CDS encoding cyclic peptide export ABC transporter — translated: MNLLKLVFRVNSRKLLYFTIFGLISGLANTAVLVLLNRHLVLLTKDQEVPVLWYAIGYGIAILVFVMFNRMLSGRLIRFTHQSLFGMRLEIIRNLFGTDVENLRKSRDEIYVSLTRDINLVADSFFYITQVLSALITILCCFIYLGVLSLTMLLITMGVLLLGVGVYMLMLKSINIDLREGRGKAEGFMKYLNQVLNGSKEIKINPRKGADIYNNYLTPVLGEAKDRFSSGFSGLVNARVIGQLMLLSYIAVILLVVPGQYPNLIPLLINFAFILLYVIRPIEVIINILPPITVANISAKRIIELKEKLAKESYGNADNTSSQFYDIEVESLEMQDLVYEYKSESGDSFALGPVNWKVRAGEMIFIHGGNGSGKTTFIKNLLGLYRPTAGEILVNGIPVTEEDLAAYRSHFTTVFSDFHLFDRLYGINNPDAERVRTYLELFEIDHKVSWTEGGFSTTELSTGQRKRLALIASLMEERPLIVLDEWASDQDPQFRKKFYEEILPLLKQQGITVIAITHDDRYFHISDRLYKMEYGKITEDDSYRTTAAPYVAENKGMLPFAHCSGKPQDRAIFHKETGEVPGPRKRKKLVRVIALMALCTLWIAGTFYKLPGVAPAGYLLGYSQGIASVPIESKEDLVLQTNFNGSVSISIDTLGIPHIFGKDAPSVAYGLGYMHAKDRYFQMEMMCQMVQGRLSESLGKKAVNLDRFWVSKEVDSKARQVLQDFKSSDPELYTYIHAYGEGVREYLQSRQAKTFPEYAVLGKQPMEWEDHHSLMVSWYMSFVLSFTDVHVQRQIMLEKLPADVLQILFPLHPDNQEYIIPSPDSKTVEPRVIAQLKANPALTSIHEFDMLQYYDGKGSNNWAISDEKSAMNEAVLCNDPHLALSLPTPFYEVQLACPEFHAYGFSLPAAPFVISGHNENIAWGITNAEWDVSERYLLKVNPENPNQYEVDGAWKNMERKDFVLQYPNGKDTTLHIKYTDFGQVIETDSSTYAFMWHPGQKNYSFKAFYGLGKAKNWDNFREALSYYSYPPQNFVYADKENNIGMLCAGKMPLKPAGYAGGLLDGTQSVNWEYIPIDSLPQVYNPSRNFVSSANQEPVNNGTYYNFHWAKDNFRAKRINQVLSSTEKIEVQDLKDLFEDQKDLSVALLQQLLMKYRLDAASPVNDEFMNWNGTMEANGYLPVVSELIRKHIVEEVTGSVIAAYGLPEESPVWTPSFKQIGEYFIENDTLTLDHTFLMGRGILTVALQKTDSALHNKYGDDWRKKADYGTDSEVLISNISGIPGLGARVPAFGGNKNTVNVHSNVHAAFRSMVIMSEPVQSYMVLAGGQSGKWNNANYRDQLGNWKDNDMRKTQFSNRESQLRGITQTIKILPK
- the sbnB gene encoding 2,3-diaminopropionate biosynthesis protein SbnB, which produces MLYINEETILTVGINWTDAVDAIVKAADALDKKSFSQPVKPYLRYKNPKNRIIAMPAYIGGDFEVAGIKWISSFPDNIHNNIKRAHSVIILNEESTGRPISVINTPIVSGIRTAAVTGALIREVFSVNPPEKKINFGIIGFGPIGQLHLQMVMSLFGDYIDRVLIYDLRPLNQEAIPADIASKVEVARSWEEVYTHSDVFMTCTVSSSPYIDKAPPKGSLQLNVSLRDYQPEIMHHIDRMVVDNWEEICRENTDVENMHLKHGLQKEDTIDISQALVGEGLKDLRRDQTLMFNPMGMAVFDMAIGKMFYNKAMEKNAGVSLAD
- a CDS encoding sulfotransferase family 2 domain-containing protein, which produces MDKLKTENYPIIFTHVPRSGGTTLNSILKNIYPGKSHYTFYVQEKGGTVQKAIQDFKNLPSADKKQLKLLTGHTSFGIHEGIHEHPTYLTLLRDPVKRLISYYYYILGNDGHYLHQVLLRNRMALEEFLKGNLSTELDNIQVRQLSGDTHLRFGQCNEGTLEKAKANLDKWYPVFGITEKFDESLILFKEYFRWKSPYYIPLNTISYDKSQGDLANDTLHYILRLNQYDLALYEYASKRFNTMIQRIENFDQKLIRFQKANHTISKLGSKKRNYGLYFWNTYQQLLGTP
- a CDS encoding pyridoxal-phosphate dependent enzyme, with amino-acid sequence MITQIAEIKRFIGNTPVKKLNLPESEASLYAKLEYYNLTGSVKDRPAVHIMGKAVENGLINKDTYVVESTSGNFGIALATVCKSIGVRFIPVLDPNTSPEKEKMLKLLSHRIIHVTERDETGGFLLNRIKAVEEFKAKNANTFHPNQYENPNNYGSYSLSLAEEIIRDFPRLDYLFVSVSSGGTIVGLAKRLKQHYPSVKIVPVDVSGSLIFSSMPGIRHIPGLGSGKRCIFLDEVDLEECMILHEEKIVEGCQSLLKEQNLFAGGSSGAVYYAAREYLTAHARAGEKGLIICPDRGNDYINTIYNPAWIEEKYHSEHAVI